The Helicobacter mustelae genome has a segment encoding these proteins:
- a CDS encoding M23 family metallopeptidase: protein MKLRTLLQIFLLLCVGFFGYWIYHSKFFEKNPPKVSLMVQIGNEEKEVAPGSGFWNPYRDMILYMSDDSGIRSYHILAKSSDGKVLIDKQEAIIKRSGHLKVPLPKPDLVLRENDRISYEITVNDWSNSHFFSGNITKLKYDFALDTEAPLVHMVASSYKISYGGSALLIFQVEDKSTQEVRVSNGVDSFRAFPFLKEGYYALLIAWPIKNKMFNGSITAIDKAFNTKKVAIPIIKDPNVRYRYSDIKVSDQFLSTKLDSLIDIIGERSPSSFTSALDKFKYINELIREKDENIIFGITSNVNYPGFAKPLVFNVFSPLKKAQVVGSFGDHRTYLYRDKKFSKSVHLGLDLANFKNAPVFSSNAGRVLFTGLLGVYGNTILIDHGLGLSSLYSHLSVFEVKTGDRIPANTEIARTGYTGWAFGDHLHLGIYVQGYPVRVIEWMDPKWIKWNITDVLQRAQNAIEGRQ from the coding sequence ATGAAATTAAGGACTTTGCTGCAGATTTTCCTCTTGTTGTGTGTGGGATTTTTTGGATATTGGATCTATCATTCCAAGTTTTTTGAAAAAAACCCGCCAAAAGTGAGTCTGATGGTGCAGATTGGAAATGAAGAAAAAGAAGTCGCGCCAGGCAGTGGGTTTTGGAATCCTTATCGCGATATGATTTTGTACATGAGTGATGATAGCGGAATTCGAAGCTATCACATCCTAGCAAAGAGCTCTGATGGGAAGGTGCTTATTGATAAGCAAGAGGCCATCATCAAGCGCTCTGGGCATTTGAAGGTCCCGCTTCCTAAGCCTGATTTGGTTTTGAGGGAAAATGATAGGATTTCCTATGAGATTACGGTCAATGATTGGAGCAATTCGCATTTTTTTAGTGGCAATATCACCAAGCTCAAATATGATTTTGCGCTGGATACAGAAGCGCCACTGGTGCATATGGTGGCAAGTTCTTATAAGATTTCTTATGGTGGCAGCGCACTTTTAATTTTTCAGGTTGAAGACAAAAGCACGCAAGAAGTGCGGGTGAGCAATGGAGTGGATTCTTTTAGGGCATTTCCATTTTTAAAAGAGGGCTATTATGCTCTGCTTATTGCTTGGCCCATCAAAAATAAAATGTTTAATGGTAGTATCACTGCCATTGACAAGGCATTCAACACAAAAAAAGTCGCCATTCCCATCATCAAAGATCCCAATGTGCGCTATCGCTACTCTGACATCAAAGTAAGTGACCAATTCCTAAGCACGAAGCTGGATTCTTTGATTGACATCATTGGTGAGCGATCCCCTAGCTCCTTTACTAGCGCGTTAGATAAATTTAAATACATCAATGAGCTCATCCGAGAGAAAGATGAAAATATCATTTTTGGTATTACTAGTAATGTGAATTACCCAGGGTTTGCCAAACCCCTTGTATTTAATGTTTTTTCTCCGCTCAAAAAAGCCCAGGTGGTAGGGAGTTTTGGGGATCATCGCACCTATCTCTATAGGGATAAGAAATTTTCAAAATCTGTGCATCTGGGGCTAGATCTTGCAAATTTTAAAAATGCCCCTGTGTTTAGCTCTAACGCTGGCAGGGTGCTTTTCACTGGACTTCTTGGTGTATATGGTAATACCATACTCATTGATCATGGTCTAGGACTTTCTTCTTTGTATTCGCATCTCTCTGTCTTTGAAGTCAAGACAGGGGATAGAATCCCTGCTAACACAGAGATTGCTAGAACTGGGTATACAGGCTGGGCGTTTGGGGATCATCTGCATCTTGGGATCTATGTCCAGGGCTATCCAGTGCGTGTCATTGAGTGGATGGATCCCAAATGGATTAAGTGGAATATCACTGATGTGTTGCAGCGCGCACAAAATGCAATTGAGGGGAGACAATGA
- the thrB gene encoding homoserine kinase: MIISVPATSANLGPGFDTLGLSLDFRNYFKITPASIQSIEIIGEGESHPKIKMDNVFVKLFLKELKKQGYPKANYAFEFKNNIPISRGMGSSSAIITGAVGAAQYLQNAKFDKQKILDTALIYENHPDNITPAVFGGFNAAVVENGAVHYLREEIPSQIRAVIVIPNRPISTKYSRQALPRHYSCPDCVYNLSRSSLMCLAFAQKRWDLLRLASQDRFHQYYRMKQYPVLFAIQKVALEQGAFMSTLSGSGSSFFNLCAEDDSPKLARILQERFPHFRVLDLGFDNEGIRIEES, translated from the coding sequence ATGATTATCAGTGTTCCAGCAACGAGTGCGAATTTGGGTCCAGGCTTTGATACCCTGGGGTTGAGTTTGGATTTTAGGAATTATTTCAAAATCACTCCTGCTAGCATCCAGAGTATAGAGATTATTGGTGAGGGTGAGAGTCATCCCAAGATTAAGATGGACAATGTTTTTGTGAAGCTTTTTTTAAAGGAGCTCAAAAAACAGGGTTATCCCAAGGCCAATTATGCCTTTGAATTCAAAAATAATATCCCTATTTCCAGGGGAATGGGGAGTAGCTCAGCCATCATTACTGGAGCAGTTGGCGCTGCACAATATCTACAAAATGCAAAATTTGACAAGCAAAAGATTTTAGACACCGCATTGATTTATGAAAATCATCCCGATAACATCACCCCAGCAGTTTTTGGTGGATTCAATGCAGCGGTAGTGGAGAATGGCGCGGTGCATTATTTACGCGAGGAGATTCCTAGCCAAATTCGCGCAGTCATTGTTATCCCAAATCGTCCCATTTCTACAAAATACTCTCGCCAGGCCTTGCCAAGGCATTATAGCTGCCCAGATTGTGTATATAATCTTTCTCGCTCTTCTTTGATGTGCCTAGCCTTTGCGCAGAAAAGATGGGATTTACTTCGTCTGGCAAGTCAAGATAGATTCCATCAATACTATCGAATGAAACAATATCCCGTGCTTTTTGCCATCCAAAAAGTTGCATTAGAACAGGGAGCTTTTATGAGCACGCTCTCAGGCAGTGGCTCGTCTTTTTTCAATCTCTGTGCAGAGGATGATTCGCCCAAACTTGCTAGGATTTTGCAGGAGCGATTTCCTCATTTTAGGGTTTTGGATCTTGGTTTTGATAATGAGGGGATAAGAATTGAAGAAAGCTAA
- the minC gene encoding septum site-determining protein MinC: MIKAKQRNLRAFEIENHDDGECIEFLKKNAVLLRDYLVIFVNPISPALSGFITDLGLNVFLQNALQNLQTTLTQSSLPTKDAPVQKKALKVLPKLRSGEEVEHDGDLIILENIHNGARVYASGNLSIFGKCEGRIECGGDYLILKSIMGNHIIFSGQIFSEEMLERINANQNKLKLIVRNGDCITIKEIE, translated from the coding sequence ATGATTAAAGCCAAGCAGAGGAATCTTAGAGCATTTGAGATTGAAAATCATGATGATGGAGAATGCATAGAATTTTTGAAGAAAAATGCGGTGTTGCTGCGAGATTATTTGGTGATTTTTGTTAATCCCATAAGCCCAGCACTTAGTGGTTTTATCACAGATTTGGGGCTCAATGTTTTTTTGCAAAATGCTTTGCAAAATTTACAAACTACTTTGACACAAAGCTCTCTTCCCACCAAAGATGCTCCTGTGCAAAAAAAAGCCCTCAAGGTGCTTCCAAAGCTTAGAAGTGGGGAGGAAGTGGAGCATGATGGGGATTTGATTATTTTGGAAAATATTCATAATGGGGCGCGCGTGTATGCCAGCGGAAATCTGAGCATCTTTGGAAAATGTGAGGGGAGGATTGAGTGTGGGGGTGATTATTTAATTTTGAAGTCGATAATGGGAAACCATATTATTTTTTCTGGTCAGATTTTTTCAGAAGAGATGTTAGAGAGAATCAATGCCAATCAGAATAAATTGAAATTAATTGTCAGGAATGGCGATTGCATCACAATCAAGGAAATAGAATGA
- the rbfA gene encoding 30S ribosome-binding factor RbfA → MKSIKEQRVESLLLELLSEALTSLSDTRINHLSITEVVCSRGKYNAEVYVLFDGQDKEEQRQLLKILQKAEGVLREYVLSASGWFKCPRFTFKSDESLERANQLDQIFAKIHE, encoded by the coding sequence ATGAAAAGTATCAAAGAGCAAAGAGTTGAGTCTCTTTTGTTGGAATTACTCTCTGAGGCGCTCACCAGTCTTAGTGACACGAGAATCAATCATCTAAGCATCACAGAGGTGGTTTGCTCCCGTGGCAAATATAATGCTGAGGTGTATGTGCTATTTGATGGGCAAGACAAAGAGGAGCAAAGGCAGTTGTTAAAAATCCTACAAAAAGCAGAGGGGGTTTTGCGCGAATATGTGCTGAGTGCTAGCGGATGGTTTAAATGTCCACGTTTTACCTTCAAGAGCGATGAATCCCTTGAGCGCGCAAATCAATTGGATCAAATTTTTGCAAAAATCCATGAATAA
- a CDS encoding outer membrane beta-barrel protein gives MMFFGYAQNETFDESNMLLREEFSPKNIDESIDEVKKEIKERGEEPISAELARREREQSKSFYGKNGLFVGLVAGVGTVYNHYEDGRYNREYQVQGAQNTDVLKSPLNTTSHLPLFGGRIGYQNFFNDYFGTRIYADALIGSGSLLVNKRRVGSVSYMLGALNIDGMVDFPVSRDIEMGGYVGFGFGLMLLSDKVRSSALPSLLQTQGYVSKSLLWNDLLAVDYMVNVGVNLTLYQKHRIELGMKIPISQLLLGLQSPAIYKNQQTGQSKQLMSGDIRFSRSSFFIISYNYLF, from the coding sequence ATGATGTTTTTTGGATATGCGCAAAATGAGACATTTGATGAATCCAATATGCTCCTAAGAGAGGAGTTTTCGCCCAAAAACATTGATGAAAGCATTGATGAGGTAAAAAAGGAGATCAAAGAGCGGGGCGAGGAGCCAATCAGTGCTGAGCTTGCCAGAAGAGAAAGGGAGCAGTCAAAATCTTTTTATGGTAAAAATGGGTTATTTGTAGGATTGGTTGCAGGGGTGGGGACTGTTTATAACCACTATGAAGATGGAAGATACAATCGCGAATATCAGGTTCAAGGTGCACAAAATACCGATGTCTTAAAATCCCCCCTTAATACCACCTCTCACCTACCCCTTTTTGGCGGGAGGATCGGCTATCAGAATTTTTTCAATGACTATTTTGGGACGCGAATTTATGCGGATGCGCTCATTGGTTCAGGTTCTCTTTTGGTAAACAAAAGACGCGTGGGAAGTGTGTCTTATATGCTGGGGGCACTAAACATTGATGGCATGGTGGATTTTCCTGTGAGCAGAGACATAGAAATGGGTGGATATGTTGGCTTTGGCTTTGGCTTGATGCTTTTGAGTGATAAGGTGCGCTCAAGTGCTCTGCCCTCCTTGCTGCAAACTCAGGGCTATGTGAGTAAGAGTTTGTTGTGGAATGATTTGCTGGCTGTGGATTATATGGTGAATGTTGGTGTGAATCTCACGCTGTATCAAAAGCATCGCATCGAACTGGGCATGAAAATCCCAATCTCGCAGCTTTTGCTAGGCCTACAATCTCCAGCAATCTACAAAAATCAGCAAACAGGGCAGAGTAAGCAATTGATGTCAGGGGATATTCGCTTCTCTCGTTCGAGTTTTTTTATCATTAGTTATAATTATCTATTTTAG
- a CDS encoding outer membrane beta-barrel protein — translation MQEEHGDDAKEDAEALHQKQKELYFLKGQLQQIEEEDLQSVNQKGKSGLFLGVGVGNMLFNYNAKLDYPVLLNFRIGYQQFFPRTSAGLRFYADMANVFYGKQKQTIWAALTTLNIDVVGDIMLDKKKRYGISFSGGIGAGSLMGKRTSRDAALFGFNNNKLEKQWALTFNLGVGVVLNLKHRIELQMKIPPSSLEINSFLKFRSVYMVNYQYTF, via the coding sequence ATGCAAGAAGAGCACGGGGATGATGCCAAAGAGGATGCAGAGGCCCTGCACCAAAAGCAAAAGGAATTATATTTCCTAAAGGGTCAGTTGCAGCAAATTGAGGAGGAGGATTTGCAATCTGTCAATCAAAAGGGAAAAAGCGGCCTTTTTCTAGGGGTTGGTGTGGGAAATATGCTCTTTAATTATAATGCTAAGCTGGATTATCCTGTATTGCTCAATTTTCGCATTGGCTATCAGCAATTTTTCCCGCGCACTTCTGCTGGGCTGCGATTTTATGCAGACATGGCAAATGTTTTTTATGGCAAACAAAAGCAAACCATCTGGGCGGCATTAACAACTCTAAATATTGATGTGGTGGGGGATATCATGCTAGATAAAAAGAAGCGCTATGGGATTAGCTTTTCTGGGGGTATAGGAGCGGGGAGCTTGATGGGGAAGCGCACTTCTAGGGATGCGGCTTTGTTTGGGTTTAATAATAACAAGCTTGAAAAGCAGTGGGCATTGACCTTTAACCTTGGAGTGGGTGTGGTATTGAATCTCAAGCATCGCATCGAGCTGCAGATGAAAATCCCTCCTAGCAGTTTGGAGATCAATTCATTCCTGAAATTTCGGAGTGTTTATATGGTCAATTATCAATATACTTTTTGA
- the lpxC gene encoding UDP-3-O-acyl-N-acetylglucosamine deacetylase encodes MRQKTIGKKVELVGIGLHKGVPVKMVLEPLEENSGVVFYRSDLGVSIPMQPKNVTNTQMATVLSLGEGKVSTIEHLLSSIYAYGIDNLRISVDNEEIPIMDGSAIGYCMLLEEAGVAELDANKKIMAIKKPIEVRDNEKFVRIEPSNQTVFDFAIDFPHPAIKQQKYKFVFSKEGYKEEIARARTFGFLQEVNYLRSIGLGLGGNLNNCIVLDESGILNKGGLRYKEEFVRHKILDAIGDMAILGMPLLGSYVSFAGSHKLNAMLTQKILEENGAYELVEAKDLENSFAFSKEFA; translated from the coding sequence ATGAGACAAAAAACAATTGGCAAAAAAGTGGAACTCGTTGGGATCGGCCTACATAAGGGTGTGCCTGTGAAGATGGTCCTAGAGCCATTGGAGGAGAATAGCGGGGTTGTTTTTTATCGCAGTGACCTGGGAGTGAGTATTCCCATGCAGCCAAAAAATGTGACCAATACTCAAATGGCCACAGTCCTAAGCCTTGGCGAGGGGAAGGTTTCTACTATCGAGCATCTACTCTCTTCCATCTATGCCTATGGTATTGATAATCTCAGAATTTCTGTGGACAATGAAGAGATTCCCATCATGGATGGAAGTGCAATAGGATATTGTATGCTGCTAGAAGAAGCGGGAGTCGCAGAGCTTGATGCAAACAAAAAAATCATGGCCATCAAAAAACCCATCGAAGTCAGGGATAATGAGAAGTTTGTGCGTATTGAACCTAGCAATCAAACTGTGTTTGATTTTGCCATTGATTTCCCTCATCCTGCCATCAAACAGCAAAAATACAAATTTGTTTTTAGTAAAGAGGGATACAAAGAAGAGATCGCACGGGCTAGGACTTTTGGGTTTTTGCAAGAGGTAAATTATTTGCGCTCTATCGGGCTAGGACTTGGAGGTAATCTCAATAATTGCATCGTGCTGGATGAAAGTGGGATTTTAAACAAAGGAGGCCTGCGCTATAAAGAAGAATTTGTCCGCCATAAAATTTTGGATGCCATTGGGGATATGGCGATTTTGGGGATGCCACTGCTTGGCAGTTATGTCTCCTTTGCGGGTAGTCACAAGCTCAATGCCATGCTTACTCAAAAGATTTTGGAGGAGAATGGTGCTTACGAATTGGTTGAGGCCAAGGACTTGGAAAACTCTTTTGCATTCTCAAAAGAGTTTGCATAA
- a CDS encoding ribosome maturation factor RimP — translation MISQELQERIENLIQSLGYTLYDIVFLKENQSDILRISITHADQPITLDACQMVSEALSPLLDVALSDQKSYFLEVSSPGVERILKTPRHFALSLHTRVRVRLEDKSEFEAVLLEAKEEHATFLLDDGVKQSHPYAALKKVKTILEW, via the coding sequence ATGATTTCCCAAGAACTCCAAGAAAGGATAGAAAATCTCATCCAAAGCCTAGGCTACACGCTCTATGACATTGTGTTTTTGAAAGAAAACCAAAGCGATATCCTGCGCATTAGCATTACTCATGCAGACCAGCCTATCACACTAGATGCCTGCCAGATGGTAAGTGAGGCGCTTTCTCCATTACTGGATGTGGCACTTAGCGATCAAAAAAGTTATTTTTTGGAGGTGAGTTCCCCTGGGGTGGAGCGCATCCTAAAAACTCCCCGCCATTTCGCACTCTCCTTGCATACTAGGGTGCGCGTGAGACTAGAGGACAAAAGTGAATTTGAAGCAGTGCTGCTCGAGGCCAAAGAAGAGCATGCCACTTTTTTGCTAGATGATGGGGTCAAGCAAAGCCATCCTTATGCAGCCCTTAAAAAAGTCAAAACGATTTTGGAGTGGTAA
- the infB gene encoding translation initiation factor IF-2, which yields MSAKVKISEIAQEVGKQAKEVLKLVEELGFPVKSVMSSIDQKYAEHFVDHYMGKITKEELIQIVGQKERQTPVKTPAKKTEKKSSSISKNPAKATPLKETKEAALSLEPIQEKKEQIKEAPAPAPQQLLQRRTGIRIVKKNNEEEAEGPKAVKKTHFSVQSMFDDLKDEEKPHRQERVVKKARVKHPQVSHKHNEQKMDLEREIGDHDDEEDNNEILLFDLHEQELIDEEKETQTKLAMVDRIKVQKKNPWMSEGGIGRRNRKKSKPIQNDKKENQDKRDTIIIPEEARVYEFADLAGIKLNEVVKVLLNLGMMVTKNDFLDRDAIEILCEEFQINFTLQNNLDELEYVQDQEQDQEQDFVVRPPVVTIMGHVDHGKTSLLDRIRNSRIVNAEAGGITQHIGAYSVEKNGSMISFVDTPGHEAFTEMRSRGAQITDIAIIVIAADDGVKQQTIEAFNHAKAAGVQIIVAMNKIDKENINIDRLKAECADLGFTPNDWGGEYEFIGISAKTGEGIETLLETILIQAEILELRANPKKRAKAVVLEGSMDRGRGPVATIVMQDGTLRVGDSVVADTTHGRVRALIDDKGNVIKEVGPSGVAIVVGLGDIPSAGSILAGVGNDAIAREYAQKRKNYLRQKELSKTTKVSFDELAEMVAKGNLKSVPIIIKADTQGSLEAIRASLEKLNNNEVQIQFVSFGVGGISESDVTLAAASKNCLILGFNIRPTGVVKTKSKELGVEIKTYSIIYSLIDDMKALVSGLMSPVLEDENTGQAEVRETFSIAKVGTIAGCMVVDGSIQRGIKIRLIRNGVVIHDGIISSLKRFKDDVREVNKGYECGIMLENFNDIQVGDVFETYKQVQRAQQI from the coding sequence ATGTCAGCAAAAGTGAAGATATCAGAAATTGCGCAAGAGGTTGGGAAGCAGGCCAAAGAGGTTTTAAAGCTCGTTGAGGAGCTAGGGTTTCCCGTAAAATCTGTAATGAGCAGCATCGATCAGAAATATGCCGAGCATTTTGTGGATCATTATATGGGCAAGATTACCAAAGAGGAGCTTATCCAGATTGTAGGGCAAAAAGAGCGCCAAACCCCTGTAAAAACCCCCGCCAAAAAAACAGAAAAAAAATCCTCCAGCATTTCCAAAAACCCTGCCAAAGCCACTCCCTTAAAAGAGACCAAAGAAGCAGCTCTATCTCTAGAACCAATACAAGAGAAAAAAGAGCAGATAAAAGAAGCCCCTGCCCCTGCCCCTCAGCAGCTTTTGCAGCGTCGCACTGGGATTCGCATCGTCAAAAAAAATAACGAAGAAGAGGCAGAGGGTCCAAAGGCAGTGAAAAAGACCCATTTTAGTGTGCAGTCGATGTTTGATGATCTCAAAGATGAAGAAAAGCCTCATAGGCAGGAGAGGGTTGTCAAAAAAGCAAGAGTCAAGCATCCTCAAGTCTCACATAAACACAATGAGCAAAAAATGGATTTGGAGCGCGAGATTGGTGATCATGATGATGAAGAGGACAATAATGAGATTTTGCTCTTTGATTTGCATGAGCAAGAACTCATTGATGAAGAAAAAGAAACCCAGACAAAGCTGGCTATGGTGGATCGAATCAAGGTCCAGAAAAAAAACCCTTGGATGAGTGAGGGAGGTATTGGACGAAGAAATCGAAAAAAAAGCAAGCCTATCCAAAATGATAAAAAAGAAAATCAGGATAAGAGAGATACCATCATTATTCCAGAAGAGGCTCGCGTGTATGAGTTTGCCGATCTTGCGGGCATCAAGCTCAATGAAGTGGTGAAGGTGCTATTGAATCTAGGGATGATGGTGACCAAAAATGATTTTTTGGATCGGGATGCTATTGAAATTCTTTGTGAGGAATTTCAGATCAATTTCACTTTGCAAAATAATCTAGATGAGCTTGAGTATGTGCAGGATCAAGAGCAGGATCAAGAGCAGGATTTTGTCGTGCGTCCTCCTGTGGTGACCATCATGGGGCATGTGGATCATGGTAAGACTTCCTTGCTAGATAGGATTCGAAATAGTCGTATCGTCAATGCGGAGGCAGGTGGGATTACCCAGCATATTGGCGCTTATAGTGTGGAAAAAAATGGCAGTATGATTTCCTTTGTGGACACCCCTGGGCATGAGGCATTTACAGAGATGCGCAGCCGAGGAGCACAGATTACAGATATCGCCATCATCGTGATTGCTGCTGATGATGGGGTCAAGCAGCAAACCATCGAGGCTTTTAATCATGCAAAGGCCGCTGGCGTGCAGATCATTGTCGCTATGAATAAGATTGATAAGGAAAATATCAATATTGACAGACTCAAGGCTGAATGTGCGGATTTGGGATTTACTCCCAATGATTGGGGTGGAGAGTATGAATTTATTGGCATTTCTGCAAAAACAGGAGAGGGCATTGAGACATTGCTTGAGACGATTTTGATCCAAGCAGAGATTTTGGAGCTTAGGGCAAATCCCAAAAAAAGAGCAAAAGCCGTGGTTTTGGAAGGCAGTATGGATAGGGGCAGGGGTCCCGTGGCGACCATCGTCATGCAGGATGGGACTTTGCGTGTGGGTGATTCTGTGGTAGCAGACACCACCCATGGGCGCGTGCGTGCACTCATTGATGATAAGGGCAATGTCATCAAAGAAGTAGGTCCCTCTGGCGTAGCCATTGTGGTAGGTCTAGGAGATATCCCCAGTGCGGGTAGTATTTTGGCGGGTGTGGGCAATGATGCCATTGCCAGGGAATATGCCCAAAAGCGTAAGAATTATCTGCGCCAAAAAGAGCTTAGTAAAACCACAAAGGTCTCTTTTGATGAGCTTGCAGAAATGGTGGCTAAGGGCAATCTCAAATCTGTGCCCATCATCATCAAGGCAGATACCCAAGGAAGTCTAGAGGCCATCAGGGCAAGCCTTGAGAAGCTTAACAATAATGAGGTGCAGATCCAATTTGTAAGCTTTGGAGTGGGGGGGATTTCAGAGAGCGATGTGACCTTGGCTGCAGCGAGTAAAAACTGCTTGATTTTGGGCTTTAATATTCGTCCTACAGGGGTTGTGAAAACCAAAAGTAAGGAGCTTGGAGTAGAGATAAAGACCTATTCTATCATCTATTCACTCATCGATGATATGAAGGCTCTGGTTTCTGGTCTCATGTCTCCTGTGCTTGAGGATGAAAATACTGGGCAAGCAGAGGTGCGCGAGACCTTTAGCATCGCAAAAGTAGGAACAATTGCGGGCTGTATGGTCGTAGATGGCAGCATTCAGCGCGGAATCAAGATTCGCCTTATTCGCAATGGCGTGGTAATTCATGATGGAATCATCTCCTCCCTCAAGCGCTTCAAAGATGATGTGCGCGAAGTAAATAAGGGATATGAGTGCGGAATTATGCTAGAAAACTTCAATGATATTCAAGTGGGTGATGTATTTGAAACTTATAAACAAGTGCAAAGAGCCCAGCAGATCTAG
- a CDS encoding DUF448 domain-containing protein, producing the protein MRNFRDFESKTRLRMCVSCRERFLQKSLIRLKFEDDALVFFDGFGRSFYLCSSCLEKEKVFQSLLKVKQAPKDRGKIQFGIQEIRDKCQQK; encoded by the coding sequence ATGCGGAATTTTCGAGATTTTGAAAGCAAAACAAGACTGCGAATGTGCGTGAGTTGTCGTGAGAGATTCTTGCAAAAAAGCCTAATCCGTTTGAAGTTTGAAGATGATGCGCTGGTGTTTTTTGATGGCTTTGGGAGGAGTTTTTATCTGTGTTCTTCTTGTCTTGAAAAAGAAAAGGTTTTTCAAAGTCTTTTGAAAGTGAAGCAAGCGCCAAAGGATAGGGGAAAAATTCAGTTTGGAATCCAGGAGATAAGAGATAAATGTCAGCAAAAGTGA